A genomic segment from Truepera sp. encodes:
- the purH gene encoding bifunctional phosphoribosylaminoimidazolecarboxamide formyltransferase/IMP cyclohydrolase, whose protein sequence is MPPTSEGKRPRALLSVSDKTGLEGFARGLVELGYELVSTGGTLAALERWGLPALGVSDVTGFPEILDGRVKTLHPKVHGGILARRDDAHLAELARHEITPIDVVVANLYPFRETVARPNVTEAEALEQVDIGGPAMLRAAAKNHPGVVVVVNPGDYPDVLEALERGPTPEERRRLALAAFAHTAAYDAAIVAYLSKGEELPQNLDVALERAEVLRYGENPHQAGARYREVGADSVWDEAKVHSGLALSYLNLFDAEAAWRLAHALAASAPACVIVKHANPCGAAWGTDLEEAYAKAFAADSKSAFGGVVALPGFVDLALAERMVANPKADVLLARGYAPEALALLARKRKNTRVIELPAPRPAGFELRRVDGGFLVQRPDVVSLDRSAWQVVTSRQPTEAQWRDVELAQLVCAATSSNAIVLVAGGSAVGIGAGQQSRVDAAEIAVRKAAGRAQGGVGASDAFFPFRDGLEAVAASGVTVVVQPGGSIADQAITEAAEELGLAMVFTGERHFRH, encoded by the coding sequence ATGCCGCCTACGAGTGAAGGAAAGCGCCCCCGAGCACTGCTCAGCGTGTCGGACAAGACGGGGCTGGAGGGCTTCGCCCGAGGATTGGTCGAGCTGGGCTACGAGCTCGTGAGCACGGGCGGAACCCTGGCGGCCCTCGAGCGCTGGGGGCTGCCGGCCCTGGGGGTGTCCGACGTCACCGGCTTCCCCGAGATCCTGGATGGGCGCGTGAAGACGCTGCATCCGAAGGTCCATGGCGGCATCCTCGCGCGGCGGGACGACGCCCACCTCGCCGAGCTGGCGCGCCACGAGATAACGCCCATAGACGTCGTGGTGGCCAACCTCTACCCGTTCAGGGAGACGGTCGCGCGGCCGAACGTGACCGAGGCCGAGGCGCTGGAGCAGGTCGACATCGGTGGCCCCGCCATGCTGCGCGCCGCCGCCAAGAACCACCCCGGCGTGGTGGTGGTCGTGAACCCGGGCGATTACCCCGATGTGCTCGAGGCCCTGGAGCGCGGACCGACGCCCGAAGAGCGCCGCCGGCTGGCCCTTGCCGCGTTCGCGCACACGGCCGCCTACGACGCCGCCATCGTCGCCTACCTGAGCAAGGGGGAGGAACTGCCGCAGAACCTCGACGTCGCCTTGGAGCGCGCCGAAGTCCTGCGCTACGGCGAGAACCCGCACCAAGCGGGCGCCCGCTACCGCGAAGTCGGCGCCGACTCAGTGTGGGACGAGGCCAAGGTTCATTCCGGCCTCGCGCTGTCTTACCTGAACCTCTTCGACGCGGAGGCGGCCTGGCGCCTCGCGCACGCCCTGGCGGCCAGCGCGCCCGCTTGCGTCATCGTCAAGCATGCCAACCCCTGCGGTGCTGCCTGGGGGACCGACCTCGAGGAGGCTTACGCCAAGGCGTTCGCCGCCGACTCGAAGTCGGCGTTCGGCGGCGTCGTCGCGCTTCCCGGCTTCGTCGACCTTGCTTTGGCCGAGCGCATGGTGGCCAACCCCAAGGCCGACGTGCTCCTGGCACGCGGCTACGCGCCGGAGGCGCTGGCGCTCCTCGCGAGGAAGCGCAAGAACACGCGCGTCATCGAGCTGCCGGCCCCGCGGCCCGCCGGCTTCGAACTGCGACGCGTGGACGGGGGCTTCTTGGTGCAGCGCCCGGACGTCGTGAGCCTGGACCGGTCGGCCTGGCAGGTCGTCACCAGCAGGCAACCGACCGAGGCTCAGTGGCGCGACGTCGAGTTGGCCCAGCTCGTGTGCGCGGCCACCTCCTCCAACGCCATCGTCCTGGTGGCCGGCGGGAGCGCCGTGGGCATCGGCGCGGGACAGCAGAGCCGCGTAGACGCGGCCGAGATCGCCGTGCGCAAGGCGGCCGGCCGCGCGCAGGGCGGAGTGGGCGCGTCGGACGCCTTCTTCCCCTTCAGGGACGGCTTGGAAGCGGTGGCGGCCTCGGGCGTGACCGTGGTGGTGCAGCCCGGGGGCTCGATCGCGGACCAGGCGATCACGGAGGCGGCGGAGGAACTGGGCCTCGCCATGGTGTTCACGGGCGAGAGGCACTTCAGGCACTGA
- a CDS encoding peptidyl-prolyl cis-trans isomerase codes for MKLSKRTNTIILWGVSIGLLAGMVVMFTPGLGGSVGGASKGAAQIVVNGQTLYDADLQQIRSNPLFNTVTEGEVGKDLQRLMVDEIVRNTVLDQAAARVAIGNGQVRAAVNDFRAERGVDGARNDQAYLRLIGSSGFNDQSFREYMKGQLKLQEWESRLVKDVTVSDAEVQAYYESHLSSYQSEERILAREIVVADKDLAERLRREALAGADFATLARENSLELADRDGAIGAAGGETEPKPVGRPALPTVVANAAFSLRGAGVTDVITYNDRYYVIEVEGYEPAADRPFDDVKETVAADALNAKKSGVVEAELERLRKAAQVSFPPTSTLSFDNPVVATVGDHEIHAAELDRALYTNTQIQQALSPQTADLIVGLFKPTVLNQLIDTEVAYQSAGSLGQPFVGTRNGIAQAALNFVARDATASEADIEKYYSENQSQFTISAEATVTKAEFAEEAAAEAFREALLAGDDVTAANETLGGTVTELGRVKPGDLPTELDTALFGTDAFDDLPGGSLAVSDVLVLEEPVEAAAGDDEADAAAADDTASTSAASAAGDQASAGGEATDAGATGDDTTAADATAADATGTDATGADATADADAAGDGEPDAAPVTTKDTYVVLVADRLPARVRPLADVRAQVEQAVLAQKRQAERSAWLDEQRAKIEIVETSKPDLVLPTDTAPGTGDAGGGGEAPPEQAPDAAPSGDSAPQDEAAPGAAN; via the coding sequence ATGAAGCTTAGCAAACGCACGAACACCATCATCTTGTGGGGCGTGTCCATCGGCCTCTTGGCGGGCATGGTGGTCATGTTCACGCCGGGGCTCGGCGGCTCTGTCGGTGGCGCCAGCAAGGGCGCGGCTCAGATCGTCGTCAACGGGCAGACCCTATACGACGCCGACCTTCAGCAGATCCGTAGCAATCCGCTCTTCAACACCGTGACCGAGGGCGAGGTCGGCAAGGACCTGCAGCGGCTCATGGTCGACGAGATCGTGCGTAACACGGTCCTCGATCAGGCCGCCGCCCGTGTTGCCATCGGCAACGGTCAGGTGCGTGCCGCCGTCAACGACTTCCGCGCCGAGCGCGGTGTGGACGGTGCCCGCAACGACCAGGCGTACCTCCGGCTCATCGGCAGCTCGGGCTTCAACGACCAGAGCTTCCGCGAGTACATGAAGGGCCAGCTCAAGCTGCAGGAGTGGGAGTCCCGCCTCGTCAAGGACGTTACGGTCTCCGACGCCGAGGTCCAGGCCTACTACGAATCGCACCTTTCCTCCTACCAGTCCGAGGAACGCATTTTGGCGCGCGAGATCGTCGTGGCCGACAAGGACCTGGCGGAGCGTCTGCGCCGTGAGGCGCTAGCGGGCGCGGACTTCGCCACGCTGGCGCGCGAGAACAGCCTGGAGCTGGCCGATCGCGACGGCGCCATCGGCGCAGCCGGCGGCGAGACCGAGCCCAAGCCGGTGGGTCGCCCTGCACTGCCGACGGTCGTCGCGAACGCGGCCTTCTCGCTTCGGGGCGCGGGCGTGACCGATGTGATCACCTACAACGACCGCTACTACGTCATCGAGGTCGAGGGCTACGAGCCCGCCGCCGACCGGCCGTTCGACGACGTCAAGGAGACGGTCGCCGCAGACGCCCTGAACGCCAAGAAGTCGGGCGTGGTCGAGGCCGAGCTCGAGAGGCTGCGTAAGGCCGCTCAGGTCTCGTTCCCACCCACCAGCACGCTTTCCTTCGACAACCCGGTGGTCGCCACCGTGGGAGATCACGAGATCCACGCGGCCGAGCTCGACCGGGCCCTCTACACCAACACGCAGATCCAGCAGGCCCTCTCGCCGCAGACGGCGGACCTCATCGTCGGACTCTTCAAGCCGACGGTCCTCAACCAGTTGATCGATACCGAGGTCGCGTACCAGAGCGCCGGTTCGCTGGGCCAACCTTTCGTGGGTACGCGTAACGGCATCGCACAGGCGGCACTCAATTTCGTTGCCCGGGACGCCACGGCGAGCGAGGCCGACATCGAGAAGTACTACTCGGAGAACCAGTCGCAGTTCACCATCTCGGCAGAGGCCACCGTCACCAAGGCGGAGTTCGCCGAGGAGGCTGCAGCCGAGGCGTTCCGTGAGGCCCTGCTCGCCGGCGACGACGTCACCGCCGCCAACGAGACCCTGGGCGGCACGGTCACCGAGCTCGGCCGCGTGAAGCCGGGCGACCTGCCCACGGAACTCGACACGGCGCTGTTCGGGACCGACGCCTTCGACGACCTCCCGGGCGGCTCTCTGGCGGTCAGCGACGTGCTGGTGCTAGAGGAACCCGTCGAGGCTGCCGCTGGTGACGATGAGGCCGACGCGGCGGCTGCCGATGACACCGCTTCCACTTCCGCCGCCTCGGCTGCCGGCGACCAGGCGTCCGCCGGAGGCGAGGCCACCGACGCCGGCGCGACGGGTGACGACACAACTGCTGCCGACGCGACTGCCGCAGACGCGACGGGCACCGACGCTACAGGCGCCGACGCTACGGCCGACGCCGACGCCGCCGGCGACGGTGAGCCCGACGCGGCGCCTGTCACCACGAAGGACACGTACGTGGTCCTGGTGGCCGATAGGCTGCCCGCCCGTGTGCGGCCACTCGCGGACGTCCGGGCCCAGGTCGAGCAGGCCGTCCTTGCTCAGAAACGCCAGGCCGAGCGCAGCGCCTGGCTCGACGAACAGCGCGCCAAGATCGAGATCGTCGAGACCAGCAAGCCCGATCTCGTGCTGCCCACCGACACGGCTCCCGGTACCGGCGACGCTGGCGGGGGTGGCGAGGCCCCGCCCGAGCAGGCGCCGGACGCCGCGCCCTCCGGGGATTCGGCGCCCCAAGACGAGGCCGCTCCCGGCGCAGCGAACTGA
- a CDS encoding CrcB family protein, translating to MNQAPTLNPLTAFLSVAAGGGVGSALRYGFALWLEPISRGFPFSMLVVNVLGSFAIVFFGELTVGGAGQPATQAWRLAALVGVCGGFTTFSSFSLQTVDLLRAGFVGRALANALLSVVLCVAAAALAYWAAARLTS from the coding sequence GTGAACCAAGCGCCGACGCTCAACCCCCTGACGGCCTTCTTGAGCGTGGCGGCGGGCGGCGGCGTGGGCAGCGCGCTGCGCTACGGTTTCGCGCTCTGGCTGGAGCCGATCAGCCGGGGCTTCCCCTTCAGCATGCTCGTCGTCAACGTGCTCGGCTCGTTCGCTATCGTCTTCTTCGGCGAGCTCACGGTAGGCGGCGCCGGCCAACCCGCCACGCAAGCTTGGCGCCTGGCCGCGCTCGTCGGCGTTTGCGGCGGGTTCACGACGTTCTCCTCGTTCAGCCTGCAGACCGTCGACCTGCTGCGGGCCGGGTTCGTGGGTCGGGCGCTCGCCAACGCGCTGCTGTCCGTCGTCTTGTGCGTCGCCGCCGCGGCGCTAGCCTACTGGGCGGCGGCGAGGTTGACCAGCTAG
- a CDS encoding GerMN domain-containing protein, translating to MRTVVLRVAALALLLLLTLVAVITLRTLQRVPDTVVYFVRDAGMTFTLEPVNRRLGRTTAEERAALQVGALTRGPTADEAARGLATAVPPDTAVLGASLSGGVLSVDLSAAFERGGGTSAMLARLNQLYYTLTQPTDVDAVRLLVEGEPVVVFSGEGLMVQQPWVRGEQPERPTW from the coding sequence GTGCGCACCGTGGTGCTTCGGGTCGCCGCGCTGGCGCTTCTGCTGCTGCTCACGCTCGTCGCCGTCATCACTCTGCGCACCTTGCAACGCGTGCCGGACACCGTCGTCTACTTCGTGCGCGATGCCGGCATGACGTTCACGCTCGAGCCGGTGAACCGTCGCCTGGGGCGGACGACGGCGGAGGAACGGGCGGCCCTTCAGGTGGGGGCGCTTACGAGGGGACCCACCGCCGACGAGGCGGCGCGTGGGTTGGCAACGGCGGTGCCGCCAGACACGGCGGTGCTGGGCGCCTCCCTCTCCGGGGGCGTCCTCAGCGTCGACCTGTCGGCCGCCTTCGAACGCGGCGGCGGGACCTCGGCCATGCTGGCGCGCCTCAACCAGCTCTACTACACCCTCACCCAGCCCACGGACGTCGACGCCGTACGGCTCCTGGTCGAGGGCGAGCCGGTAGTCGTGTTCTCCGGCGAGGGCCTGATGGTGCAGCAGCCGTGGGTTAGGGGGGAGCAGCCCGAGCGTCCGACGTGGTGA
- a CDS encoding NAD-dependent malic enzyme, translated as MRQFEKRFDDDGNPYLATSLSGYLLTRLPLLNKSTAFSREERRELGLEGLVPPHRSSIEEQVERTFANYSRFSSALDKHIYLRVLQDRNEVLFYALLEAHLEEMLPIIYTPTVAEAVQKFSLIYRFPRGLVISTDNIDVVDRVLADAPVPDVRLVVATDSEGILGIGDQGFGGMAICIGKLSIYTAAAGIDPATTLPIELDVGTNRADLLDDPLYLGVRHERLTGSAYEEFIERFVTAFKGRFPNALLQWEDFSKQKAVDVMNRYRDVLPSFNDDIQGTGAVVLAGLLAAARKTHRPMTDEIFVVHGAGAGGIGVGRQILVGLQRQGMSRADALARVLMVDSKGLILSDRSGLEPYKLELAQDPSRVAGWQFAGSVPTLLETAVNAKATGLIGLSGQAGAFDQAVVGAVMANSPTPIVFPLSNPTVNGEAVPEDLYAWSGGRAIVATGSPFPNVEHGGHSYAVGQGNNAFIFPGLGLGTLVAGASKVTDNMLTAAAEALSAYTDPARLLEGAVYPRISKLGRASKQVAGAVVKQALEDGVARNEPDDPVEAVDEAMWQPRYLPIRKA; from the coding sequence ATGCGGCAATTCGAGAAGCGTTTCGACGACGACGGCAACCCCTACCTGGCGACCTCGCTCTCCGGGTACCTCCTGACGCGTTTGCCGCTACTTAACAAGAGCACGGCTTTCTCGCGAGAGGAGCGCCGCGAGCTGGGCCTGGAGGGGCTCGTCCCACCGCACCGCTCCAGCATCGAGGAGCAGGTCGAACGCACCTTCGCGAACTACTCGCGCTTCTCTTCGGCGCTCGACAAGCACATCTACCTGCGCGTGCTGCAGGACCGCAACGAGGTCCTGTTCTACGCGCTGCTCGAGGCGCATCTCGAGGAGATGCTGCCCATCATCTACACGCCGACCGTCGCCGAGGCCGTCCAGAAGTTCAGCCTCATCTACCGCTTCCCCAGGGGGCTGGTCATCAGCACCGACAACATCGACGTCGTCGACCGGGTACTGGCCGACGCCCCCGTGCCGGACGTGCGGCTCGTGGTGGCCACCGACTCCGAGGGCATCCTGGGCATCGGCGACCAGGGCTTCGGGGGCATGGCCATCTGCATCGGCAAGCTCTCCATCTACACGGCCGCGGCGGGCATCGACCCGGCCACCACGCTGCCCATCGAGCTCGACGTGGGCACCAACCGGGCCGACCTGCTCGACGACCCCCTCTACCTGGGAGTGCGCCACGAGCGCCTGACGGGCAGCGCCTACGAGGAGTTCATAGAACGCTTCGTCACGGCGTTCAAGGGCCGGTTCCCGAACGCGTTGCTGCAGTGGGAGGACTTCAGCAAGCAGAAGGCCGTGGACGTCATGAACCGTTACCGCGACGTGCTGCCCTCGTTCAACGACGACATCCAGGGCACGGGCGCCGTCGTGCTGGCGGGGCTGCTCGCGGCGGCCCGCAAGACGCACCGTCCCATGACCGACGAGATCTTCGTGGTTCATGGCGCCGGTGCCGGTGGCATAGGCGTGGGGCGGCAGATCCTAGTGGGCCTGCAGCGCCAAGGCATGAGCCGCGCCGACGCGCTCGCGCGCGTGCTCATGGTCGACTCCAAGGGCCTCATACTCTCGGACCGGAGCGGCCTGGAACCTTACAAGCTCGAGCTTGCCCAGGACCCGTCCCGCGTGGCCGGGTGGCAGTTCGCCGGCAGCGTGCCCACGCTCCTCGAGACGGCGGTGAACGCCAAGGCGACGGGCCTCATCGGACTCTCGGGCCAGGCCGGGGCCTTCGACCAGGCAGTCGTCGGCGCCGTCATGGCGAACTCCCCGACGCCCATCGTCTTTCCACTGTCCAACCCCACCGTGAACGGCGAGGCCGTGCCAGAGGACCTATATGCGTGGTCGGGCGGCCGGGCAATCGTGGCCACGGGGAGCCCGTTCCCCAACGTCGAACATGGCGGTCATTCCTACGCCGTCGGGCAGGGCAACAACGCGTTCATCTTCCCCGGGTTGGGCCTGGGCACGCTCGTCGCCGGAGCGAGCAAGGTGACGGACAACATGCTCACCGCCGCCGCCGAGGCGCTTTCGGCGTACACGGATCCAGCGCGCCTGTTGGAGGGCGCCGTCTATCCACGGATAAGCAAGCTGGGCCGCGCGAGCAAGCAGGTGGCCGGGGCGGTCGTCAAGCAGGCGTTGGAGGACGGCGTGGCGCGCAACGAGCCGGACGACCCGGTCGAGGCGGTCGACGAGGCCATGTGGCAGCCGCGTTACCTGCCGATCCGGAAGGCGTAG
- a CDS encoding tetratricopeptide repeat protein yields the protein MAHREGALSPRFSLLLRRWAAGAGRLAAASLLSLAAFSMSQQGLQVSAVNVEAADAAYHAAEDALALALGVDLGRTPSPDDPAWHAALAAASHASALAADALEASSTEEQAAALELARRAYRLEAHAYGLTNWYSRAFAAWDAFLAAGGELTDSTPTLPSGAGAHLNTDLAEFHRVVSQLAFSRYEAGDYAGAQAWYLTLLDQEPDDPEALRWLARMAYERGDTAAAVVIWQRLVEVAPDDEGARFFLELSREREKYGVAASEAYRQGLRAYDAGRLDTAFEAFQAAVAANPGFTNAAVWAGRTALETERPDAAVKYWELAVALAPEDSRSAWFLDYARVQQRWGVAAGRAYYDGLALYEDGDVAEAQKRFLAAVEAAPDFKEANVWAARTTQELGRPDEAIAYWQAVLRLDPNDDRARYFIHNARQAAQYGTEASEAFARGLAAYQAGDGDTAEAEFKAATAASPVFVQAWAYLGRVAFQKRDYAVAAEAYGRALELQPDDEDYAYFAGEAARLAESEQGAPVGVP from the coding sequence ATGGCTCACCGCGAAGGCGCGCTGAGCCCCCGCTTCTCGTTGCTACTTCGCAGGTGGGCGGCGGGCGCTGGGCGCCTCGCCGCCGCCTCCTTGTTGAGCCTCGCCGCCTTCTCGATGTCCCAACAGGGCCTCCAGGTGTCCGCGGTGAACGTCGAGGCGGCAGACGCCGCTTACCACGCGGCGGAGGACGCGCTGGCCTTGGCGCTGGGCGTGGACCTCGGGCGCACGCCCAGTCCGGACGATCCGGCCTGGCACGCTGCGCTCGCCGCGGCCTCCCACGCCTCCGCTCTGGCCGCCGACGCCTTGGAGGCGTCCTCGACCGAAGAGCAAGCTGCCGCACTCGAGCTGGCGCGGCGCGCCTACCGCCTCGAAGCGCACGCCTACGGCCTCACCAACTGGTATAGCCGCGCGTTCGCCGCCTGGGACGCCTTCCTCGCCGCCGGCGGCGAGCTGACCGATTCGACGCCCACCCTGCCGTCCGGGGCCGGCGCGCACCTGAACACCGACCTCGCGGAGTTCCACCGGGTGGTCAGCCAGCTCGCCTTCTCCCGCTACGAGGCCGGCGACTATGCGGGCGCCCAAGCTTGGTACCTCACGCTCTTGGATCAGGAGCCCGACGACCCCGAGGCGCTCCGGTGGCTCGCACGCATGGCCTACGAGCGTGGAGATACGGCCGCCGCAGTGGTCATCTGGCAGCGCCTGGTGGAGGTGGCGCCCGACGACGAGGGCGCCCGCTTCTTCCTCGAGCTCAGCCGCGAGCGTGAGAAGTACGGTGTTGCGGCCAGCGAGGCGTACCGCCAAGGCCTCAGGGCCTACGACGCGGGCCGCCTGGACACGGCCTTCGAGGCGTTCCAGGCGGCCGTGGCTGCCAACCCCGGCTTCACGAACGCCGCCGTTTGGGCGGGCCGGACCGCCCTCGAGACGGAGCGGCCGGACGCCGCGGTGAAGTACTGGGAGCTGGCGGTCGCGCTGGCCCCGGAAGACTCCCGGTCGGCATGGTTCCTCGACTACGCCCGCGTCCAGCAACGCTGGGGCGTCGCGGCCGGTCGCGCCTACTACGATGGTCTGGCGCTCTACGAGGACGGTGACGTGGCCGAGGCCCAGAAGCGCTTCCTGGCGGCAGTAGAGGCGGCGCCCGACTTCAAGGAGGCGAACGTCTGGGCCGCGAGGACCACGCAGGAGTTGGGCAGGCCCGACGAGGCCATCGCCTACTGGCAGGCCGTCTTGCGGCTGGACCCGAACGACGACCGCGCGCGCTACTTCATACATAATGCTCGGCAGGCCGCTCAGTACGGTACCGAGGCCAGCGAGGCCTTCGCGCGGGGGCTGGCCGCCTACCAGGCTGGTGACGGCGATACGGCAGAGGCGGAGTTCAAGGCCGCCACGGCGGCATCCCCGGTCTTCGTCCAGGCTTGGGCGTACCTCGGGCGCGTAGCCTTTCAGAAGCGGGACTACGCCGTGGCCGCCGAGGCCTACGGCCGGGCGCTCGAACTGCAACCGGATGACGAGGACTACGCCTACTTCGCGGGCGAGGCCGCGCGACTGGCCGAAAGCGAGCAGGGCGCGCCGGTCGGCGTGCCCTGA
- the ffh gene encoding signal recognition particle protein, with amino-acid sequence MFQSLGDRLQSVFDGLRGRGRLTEADVKAALREVRVALLEADVNLEVAREFTNRVQEKAVGSDVLMSLQPDQRVIALVQEELVAVLGGKAVLPTLKSEGNVWLLMGLQGAGKTTTAGKLAYRYKSQGRRVLLVAADTQRPAARDQLKVLGAQIGVPVFEVQDGEKPAASSARLKQHLQKDFRDLVIVDTAGRLQVDEALMDELADLGQRLAPSEKILVVDAMTGQQSLPVANAFDAQVGVTGLIMTKLDGDARGGAALSAKHVTGKPIYFAGISEKIDGLEPFHPDRVAGRILGMGDVLTLIEKARALEGEDDETEMRNLGDFSLQDMLTQMRRIKQMGSFTDVLSMIPGANKIVPAGTNIDEREILRVEAIISSMTEGERHTPRILNASRRKRIARGSGTTVQDVNRVINNYEEMRKLMKRMGKRPPRRGGRRGLRG; translated from the coding sequence ATGTTCCAGTCTTTAGGTGACAGACTCCAATCCGTTTTCGACGGCCTGCGCGGCCGCGGCCGCCTGACCGAGGCCGACGTCAAGGCCGCCCTGCGCGAGGTGCGCGTGGCGCTCCTCGAGGCCGACGTGAACCTCGAGGTGGCCCGCGAGTTCACCAACCGCGTGCAAGAGAAGGCCGTCGGTTCCGACGTTCTCATGTCGTTGCAACCCGACCAGCGCGTCATCGCCCTCGTTCAAGAGGAACTGGTGGCCGTGTTGGGCGGTAAGGCCGTGTTGCCGACGCTCAAGTCAGAGGGCAACGTCTGGCTCCTCATGGGGCTCCAGGGCGCCGGCAAGACGACCACCGCGGGCAAGCTGGCATACCGCTACAAGTCACAGGGCCGGCGCGTGCTGCTCGTCGCCGCCGACACGCAGCGCCCCGCCGCCCGCGACCAGCTCAAGGTGCTCGGCGCGCAGATCGGCGTGCCCGTGTTCGAGGTGCAAGACGGCGAGAAGCCCGCGGCCTCGAGCGCGCGCCTCAAACAGCACCTGCAGAAGGACTTCCGCGACCTGGTGATCGTCGACACCGCCGGCCGTTTACAGGTGGACGAGGCGCTCATGGACGAGCTCGCGGACCTGGGCCAAAGGTTGGCTCCCTCGGAGAAGATCCTGGTGGTCGACGCCATGACGGGCCAACAGTCGCTACCCGTCGCCAACGCGTTCGACGCGCAGGTGGGCGTCACGGGGCTGATCATGACCAAGCTCGACGGCGACGCGCGCGGCGGCGCCGCGCTCTCCGCCAAGCACGTGACCGGCAAGCCCATCTACTTCGCCGGCATCAGCGAGAAGATCGACGGCTTGGAGCCGTTCCACCCCGACCGCGTGGCGGGCCGCATCCTGGGCATGGGCGACGTCCTCACCCTGATCGAGAAGGCGCGCGCGCTCGAGGGCGAGGACGACGAGACGGAGATGCGCAACCTGGGCGACTTCTCGCTCCAGGACATGCTCACGCAGATGCGGCGCATCAAGCAGATGGGCTCTTTCACCGACGTGCTCAGCATGATCCCGGGCGCCAACAAGATCGTGCCGGCCGGCACCAACATCGACGAGCGCGAGATTCTGCGGGTGGAAGCCATCATCTCCAGCATGACGGAGGGCGAGCGCCACACGCCTCGCATCCTCAACGCGTCGCGCCGCAAGCGCATCGCGCGCGGCTCCGGCACGACCGTGCAGGACGTCAACCGGGTCATCAACAACTACGAGGAGATGCGCAAGCTCATGAAGCGCATGGGCAAGCGGCCGCCCCGGCGCGGCGGCCGCCGCGGCCTGCGAGGCTGA
- the rpsP gene encoding 30S ribosomal protein S16, with amino-acid sequence MVKIRLMRMGSTKNPHYRLVVVDGRTKRSGDYIEQIGYYDPRETTPEHLRVDAERAAHWMALGAQPTDTALRLLEKTGVELPQSLLAKRRSSYVKRQEAKA; translated from the coding sequence ATGGTCAAGATTCGTCTGATGCGCATGGGTTCGACCAAGAACCCGCACTATCGCCTCGTCGTGGTCGACGGCCGCACCAAGCGGAGCGGCGATTACATCGAGCAGATCGGTTACTACGATCCGCGTGAGACTACGCCGGAGCACCTGCGCGTCGACGCCGAGCGCGCCGCTCACTGGATGGCGCTGGGCGCCCAACCGACCGACACGGCACTCCGTCTCCTCGAGAAGACGGGCGTCGAACTCCCGCAGTCCCTGCTGGCCAAGCGCCGCAGCTCGTACGTCAAGCGGCAAGAGGCGAAGGCCTGA
- a CDS encoding KH domain-containing protein — MPLDLVTFVLQNLVADPEHLEVTSTSDGRNVHIDITCAPEDVGRIIGRGGRVINAVRTLARAAADGRQRVEVQLLE; from the coding sequence ATGCCCCTCGACCTGGTCACGTTCGTCCTACAGAACCTCGTAGCCGATCCCGAGCACCTGGAGGTCACCTCCACCTCGGACGGGCGCAACGTGCATATCGACATCACGTGCGCACCCGAGGACGTGGGCCGCATCATCGGCCGGGGCGGGCGCGTGATCAACGCCGTCAGGACCCTGGCGCGAGCGGCGGCCGACGGGCGCCAACGCGTCGAAGTCCAGCTACTGGAGTAG
- the trmD gene encoding tRNA (guanosine(37)-N1)-methyltransferase TrmD, producing the protein MRFTVYTLFSSLIEPYLQEGLLGKALRNELLSVELRDLRRFAGNRTNRVDDAPYGGGAGMVMRVDVAGQAVAELAQDTPPPTETILLSPAGEPLTQRLVEHFANLPHLAMISGRYEGFDARVERLVTREVSIGDYVLMGGELPALVVLEATARLLPGVLGDADSHRQESFSSGLLDYPEYTRPPSYQGHDVPEVLLSGHHGNVEAWRRLQALRRTFERRPELLESAPLSDEERALVARWRAERGPTP; encoded by the coding sequence ATGCGCTTCACCGTCTACACCCTCTTCAGCAGCCTCATCGAGCCTTACCTCCAGGAGGGACTGCTCGGCAAGGCCCTTCGCAACGAACTTCTCAGCGTGGAGCTGCGCGACCTGCGGCGCTTCGCGGGCAACCGCACCAATCGAGTGGACGACGCCCCGTACGGCGGCGGTGCGGGCATGGTCATGCGCGTGGACGTCGCGGGCCAGGCCGTGGCCGAGCTGGCGCAAGACACGCCCCCACCGACGGAGACCATCCTCTTGAGCCCCGCGGGTGAGCCGCTCACGCAGCGCCTCGTGGAGCACTTCGCCAACCTGCCCCACCTCGCCATGATCTCGGGCCGCTACGAGGGCTTCGACGCGCGCGTGGAGCGGCTCGTCACCCGCGAGGTGTCGATCGGCGATTACGTGCTCATGGGCGGCGAGCTGCCCGCACTCGTCGTGCTCGAGGCCACGGCGCGGCTCCTGCCGGGCGTGCTCGGCGACGCCGACAGCCACCGGCAGGAGTCGTTCAGCTCGGGCCTTCTCGACTACCCCGAGTACACGCGGCCCCCCAGCTACCAGGGCCACGACGTGCCGGAGGTGCTGCTCTCGGGGCACCACGGCAACGTCGAGGCGTGGCGCCGCCTCCAGGCCCTCAGACGCACCTTCGAGCGCCGGCCCGAGCTGCTGGAAAGCGCGCCGCTCAGTGACGAGGAGCGCGCGTTAGTGGCGCGCTGGCGCGCGGAGCGCGGTCCAACACCCTAG